The following proteins are co-located in the Pseudoalteromonas sp. N1230-9 genome:
- a CDS encoding aminotransferase class V-fold PLP-dependent enzyme, translated as MFDIAKIRADFPLLKQQINGQPLIYLDSAATSHKPQTVIDALSHFYNAENANVHRGRHTLSDNATRKYEQARTSLADYFQVESNELVWTKGATESINLIANGLTSKLKAGDKVAISAIEHHANIVPWQQLVKRIGAELIVLPITSDLVIDAQQCAEFIEQHKPKVVAITHASNTLGNITDLAPIIKACKDINAISVIDGAQAAMHLRPNLREIDCDFYVFSAHKMLGPTGLGGLYGRFELLNSLDAYQTGGEMIETVSLTQSTFREAPGKFEAGTPNIAGVIAFNEAIEYLTSLNFQQMRQHEHTVFSYAIKQLSAIDGITIYSQHHNNIGNISFNYKNEHPFDLATLLDGFGVAVRSGHHCTQPIMSQLSISGTVRASFALYNTKEDVDALVTALKNSIELLD; from the coding sequence ATGTTTGATATTGCAAAAATACGTGCTGACTTTCCTCTGCTTAAGCAACAAATTAATGGGCAGCCATTAATCTACTTAGATTCAGCAGCCACATCACACAAGCCTCAAACGGTCATTGATGCACTCTCGCATTTTTACAATGCCGAAAACGCTAATGTACACCGTGGTCGTCATACTCTTAGTGACAACGCAACTCGTAAGTACGAACAAGCCCGTACAAGCCTTGCCGACTATTTTCAGGTAGAAAGTAATGAGCTAGTCTGGACGAAAGGGGCGACTGAGTCGATTAATTTAATTGCGAACGGCTTAACATCTAAACTGAAAGCGGGTGATAAAGTCGCTATTTCAGCTATTGAACATCATGCGAATATTGTGCCTTGGCAACAACTTGTGAAGCGCATTGGCGCTGAATTAATTGTTTTACCAATTACGAGTGATTTGGTCATTGACGCTCAACAGTGCGCAGAGTTTATCGAACAACATAAGCCCAAAGTCGTTGCTATCACACATGCATCAAACACGCTGGGGAATATCACAGACTTAGCCCCTATCATCAAAGCGTGTAAAGATATTAATGCTATTTCAGTCATCGATGGTGCACAGGCTGCAATGCACTTACGCCCCAACTTACGAGAAATTGATTGTGATTTTTATGTGTTTTCCGCACATAAAATGCTTGGCCCAACAGGCTTAGGTGGCTTATACGGCCGCTTTGAATTGTTAAATTCACTTGATGCTTACCAAACAGGTGGCGAAATGATTGAAACAGTGAGCTTAACACAAAGTACTTTTCGAGAGGCACCAGGAAAATTTGAAGCAGGAACCCCAAATATTGCGGGTGTCATAGCCTTTAATGAGGCAATTGAATATTTAACTTCGTTAAATTTTCAGCAGATGCGTCAACATGAGCATACAGTTTTCAGTTATGCGATAAAACAATTATCAGCAATTGATGGTATTACCATTTACTCTCAACATCACAATAACATTGGTAACATCAGCTTTAATTACAAAAATGAGCACCCTTTCGATTTAGCGACTTTGTTAGATGGTTTTGGTGTTGCTGTACGAAGTGGTCATCACTGTACCCAACCGATTATGAGCCAATTATCAATTTCGGGTACTGTTAGAGCCAGCTTCGCTTTATACAATACTAAAGAGGACGTTGATGCACTTGTCACCGCCCTTAAAAATAGTATTGAATTATTAGATTAA
- a CDS encoding succinate dehydrogenase iron-sulfur subunit, with protein MAQVQFSVYRYNPDVDNAPRMQDFSLETQEGQDMMVLDALMQLKEQDPTLSFRRSCREGVCGSDGINMNGKNGLACITPLSTLLKGGKGKIVIRPLPGLPVVRDLVIDMSQFYTQYEKVKPYLINDTPAAGERLQSIEERDKLDGLYECILCACCSTSCPSFWWNPDKFIGPAGLLHAYRFLADSRDTATEERLADLDDAFSVFRCHSIMNCVSVCPKGLNPTKAIGQIKSMLLNRSV; from the coding sequence ATGGCACAAGTACAATTTTCGGTTTATCGTTACAATCCAGATGTTGATAATGCACCACGTATGCAGGACTTCTCGTTAGAAACGCAAGAAGGCCAAGATATGATGGTATTGGATGCGCTTATGCAATTAAAAGAGCAAGATCCAACATTATCATTCCGTCGTTCATGCCGTGAAGGTGTGTGTGGTTCAGACGGCATCAACATGAATGGTAAAAACGGTTTAGCGTGTATTACACCTTTATCAACGCTACTAAAAGGTGGCAAAGGTAAAATCGTAATTCGTCCTTTACCAGGCTTACCAGTGGTACGTGACCTTGTTATTGACATGAGTCAGTTCTACACTCAATACGAAAAGGTAAAACCTTATCTAATTAATGACACGCCTGCGGCGGGTGAGCGTCTTCAATCAATTGAAGAGCGTGATAAGTTAGATGGCTTGTATGAGTGTATTTTATGTGCATGTTGTTCAACATCGTGTCCTTCGTTCTGGTGGAATCCAGACAAGTTCATTGGTCCTGCAGGCCTTCTTCATGCGTATCGTTTCTTGGCAGATAGCCGCGATACAGCAACTGAAGAGCGTTTAGCAGACCTTGACGATGCGTTCAGCGTGTTCCGTTGTCACAGTATCATGAACTGTGTTAGCGTGTGTCCAAAAGGTCTTAATCCGACCAAAGCGATTGGACAAATCAAATCAATGCTTTTAAACCGCTCGGTTTAA
- the sdhD gene encoding succinate dehydrogenase, hydrophobic membrane anchor protein, protein MVLNQATLKRDGVQDYVSLRATALIISAYAIFIIGYFLCTPEVTFEAWQGLFSNLAMKGFTLITLVCIMVHTRIGLWQVLTDYVKCAKLRAVLGFVLNLMAVAYVAIGLIVLWGV, encoded by the coding sequence ATGGTTTTAAATCAAGCAACTCTTAAACGTGATGGTGTACAAGATTACGTATCGCTTCGTGCGACAGCCTTAATAATCAGCGCTTACGCGATTTTTATTATCGGCTATTTCTTATGCACGCCTGAAGTCACTTTCGAAGCCTGGCAAGGCCTTTTTTCAAACCTAGCAATGAAAGGGTTTACGCTAATTACCCTAGTTTGCATTATGGTTCACACCCGTATCGGCCTTTGGCAAGTTCTTACTGACTATGTTAAATGCGCTAAATTACGTGCTGTTTTAGGCTTTGTATTAAACCTTATGGCTGTTGCTTACGTAGCAATTGGTCTAATCGTTTTATGGGGTGTTTAA
- the sdhC gene encoding succinate dehydrogenase, cytochrome b556 subunit — MKKQRPVNLDLTTISMPATAKASIFHRVTGVALFFALTFVIWAWSESLSSAEGFEFVKGLFSGFIAKFIAWGTISVLAYHLIGGIRHIIMDMGHWEELESGNFSAKVALALGVVAAILAGVWIWF, encoded by the coding sequence GTGAAAAAGCAAAGACCTGTAAATCTAGATCTAACAACTATATCTATGCCGGCAACGGCTAAAGCATCAATTTTTCACCGCGTCACCGGTGTTGCATTATTTTTTGCTTTAACGTTTGTCATTTGGGCGTGGTCTGAGTCTCTTTCTTCTGCAGAAGGTTTTGAATTCGTCAAGGGTCTGTTCAGCGGATTCATTGCCAAATTCATAGCATGGGGCACTATTTCTGTATTGGCGTATCACTTAATCGGTGGTATCCGTCATATCATTATGGATATGGGTCACTGGGAAGAACTTGAGTCAGGAAACTTCAGCGCTAAAGTTGCATTAGCTTTAGGCGTTGTAGCTGCAATTCTAGCAGGAGTGTGGATATGGTTTTAA
- a CDS encoding SufE family protein — translation MNSPFQAVTKDIENAAGWQQKYRQIMLLGKQLPVMPEALKVDDALVKGCESKVWLYIEFDHTENSLVLAGDSDTRIVKGLLALILALYNGLTPQQATQINAYDEFERLGLISHLSPSRGNGIKAMVDKIQTMAEQKR, via the coding sequence ATGAATTCACCTTTTCAAGCCGTAACAAAAGACATTGAAAATGCAGCAGGCTGGCAACAAAAGTACCGCCAAATAATGCTATTAGGTAAACAGCTACCCGTTATGCCTGAAGCGCTAAAGGTAGATGATGCGTTAGTTAAAGGCTGTGAAAGTAAAGTTTGGTTATATATTGAGTTTGATCACACGGAGAATAGCCTAGTGTTGGCTGGAGATTCCGATACTCGAATTGTTAAAGGGTTACTGGCATTAATTTTAGCCTTATACAATGGTCTAACACCACAGCAAGCAACTCAAATAAATGCGTATGATGAATTTGAACGACTTGGTCTAATTAGCCATTTAAGCCCTTCTCGTGGTAATGGCATAAAAGCCATGGTCGATAAAATTCAAACCATGGCCGAGCAAAAGCGCTAA
- the sdhA gene encoding succinate dehydrogenase flavoprotein subunit produces the protein MNYSVREFDAVVIGAGGAGMRAALAITESGKTCALISKVFPTRSHTVSAQGGITVALGNSHEDNWEWHMYDTVKGSDFIGDQDAIEYMCKTGPEAITELENMGLPFSRFENGRVYQRPFGGQSKNFGGEQAARTAAAADRTGHALLHCLYQQNVKNKTNVFSEWYALDLVKNSDGHVVGCTAIDIESGEVVYFKSKAVVLATGGAGRIYASTTNAHINTGDGVGMATRAGVAMQDMEMWQFHPTGIAGAGVLVTEGCRGEGGYLLNKDGERFMERYAPNAKDLASRDVVARSMMTEIREGRGCEGPYGPHIKLKLDHLGEETLNLRLPGVCDLAKTFAHVDPAKEPIPVIPTCHYMMGGVPTNVNGQALQIDANGQEKVVEGLFAVGEIACVSVHGANRLGGNSLLDLVVFGRAAGNFLGKYLNGVEAGKDASESDLEASLARFNRWENSKAGQGEDPVQIKKDLQMCMQLNFSVFREGDAMATGLKELKEIRERLQYARLDDKSTEFNTARIECLELDNLMETAYSTAVAANFRTESRGAHSRFDYPDRDDENWLCHSIYDPKSEEMSKRDVNYAPKLREAFPPKARTY, from the coding sequence GTGAATTATTCTGTTCGTGAATTTGACGCTGTAGTGATTGGTGCAGGTGGTGCGGGTATGCGCGCAGCTCTTGCTATCACTGAATCAGGCAAAACCTGTGCACTTATCTCAAAAGTTTTCCCTACACGTTCTCACACTGTGTCTGCACAGGGTGGTATTACGGTAGCTTTGGGTAACTCGCATGAAGATAACTGGGAATGGCACATGTACGATACGGTTAAAGGTTCCGATTTTATCGGTGACCAAGACGCTATCGAATATATGTGCAAAACAGGCCCAGAAGCTATTACTGAATTAGAAAACATGGGCTTACCATTTTCTCGTTTTGAAAATGGCCGTGTTTACCAACGTCCTTTCGGCGGTCAGTCGAAAAACTTTGGTGGTGAACAGGCTGCACGTACTGCAGCAGCAGCTGACCGTACTGGTCACGCGTTATTACACTGTCTTTACCAACAAAACGTTAAAAACAAAACAAACGTATTCTCTGAGTGGTATGCACTAGATTTAGTTAAAAACAGCGACGGTCACGTTGTTGGTTGTACAGCAATCGACATCGAGTCTGGCGAAGTTGTTTACTTCAAATCTAAAGCTGTTGTATTAGCAACAGGTGGTGCAGGGCGTATCTACGCATCGACAACGAATGCTCACATCAATACTGGTGACGGTGTTGGTATGGCTACACGTGCTGGCGTTGCAATGCAAGATATGGAAATGTGGCAGTTCCACCCAACAGGTATCGCCGGTGCAGGTGTACTTGTAACTGAAGGTTGTCGTGGTGAAGGTGGTTACCTTCTAAATAAAGACGGCGAACGCTTCATGGAACGTTACGCGCCAAATGCGAAAGACTTAGCGTCTCGTGACGTTGTTGCGCGTTCAATGATGACTGAGATCCGTGAAGGTCGTGGTTGTGAGGGTCCTTACGGTCCACATATCAAGCTTAAGCTTGACCACTTAGGTGAAGAAACACTTAACTTACGTCTTCCGGGCGTATGTGACCTTGCGAAAACATTCGCACACGTTGATCCAGCTAAAGAACCAATTCCAGTTATCCCAACATGTCACTACATGATGGGTGGTGTTCCAACTAACGTAAATGGTCAAGCATTACAAATTGATGCAAACGGCCAAGAGAAAGTAGTTGAAGGTTTATTCGCTGTTGGTGAGATTGCATGTGTATCTGTACACGGTGCTAACCGCCTTGGTGGTAACTCGCTACTTGACTTAGTTGTATTCGGCCGCGCTGCTGGTAACTTCTTAGGTAAGTACCTTAACGGTGTTGAAGCAGGTAAAGATGCGTCTGAATCAGACCTTGAAGCATCACTTGCACGCTTTAACCGTTGGGAAAATTCTAAAGCTGGCCAAGGTGAAGACCCAGTACAAATCAAGAAAGATCTACAAATGTGTATGCAACTTAACTTCTCGGTATTCCGTGAAGGTGATGCAATGGCAACAGGTCTTAAAGAGCTTAAAGAAATTCGTGAACGTCTTCAGTATGCGCGTCTTGACGACAAGTCAACAGAGTTCAATACTGCACGTATCGAATGTTTAGAGCTAGATAACTTGATGGAAACAGCTTACTCAACTGCAGTAGCTGCAAACTTCCGTACAGAAAGCCGTGGTGCACACTCTCGTTTTGACTACCCAGATCGCGATGACGAAAACTGGTTATGTCACTCAATCTACGATCCTAAGAGCGAAGAAATGAGCAAACGTGATGTAAACTACGCGCCGAAACTGCGTGAAGCTTTCCCACCTAAAGCACGTACATACTAG
- a CDS encoding 2-oxoglutarate dehydrogenase E1 component produces the protein MHEGVMKAWLESSHLNGGNVAYVEELYEAYLDDATSVPEEWREVFEQLPKVDGVDVDVKHSEVRAQFAELAKNKHREVVVAEGGSGDPKQVKVLQLINAFRFRGHQNANLDPLGIWQRERVRDLELEYHELSEADFDREFNVGSFAVGRETMPLGELYQALKTTYCGSVGAEYMHITSTEEKRWLQQRLESVQSRPTFSKDEKLRILKGLTAADGLEKYLGAKFPGAKRFSLEGGDALVPMLKELIHRAGESGQKEAVIGMAHRGRLNVLVNVLGKNPSDLFDEFAGKHKDTLSSGDVKYHMGYSSDFATKGGNVHMALAFNPSHLEIVNPVVMGSVRARLDRLGDKSGIKALPITIHGDSAIAGQGVVQETFNLSQTNAFSCGGSIRIVVNNQVGFTTSKQSDVRSTPYCTDIAKMVQAPIFHVNSDDPEAVAFVTQIALDFRNQFKRDVVIDLVCYRRHGHNEADEPNATQPLMYQKIKKHPVPRLIYADQLVSEGSFSEEEIKALADEYRNGLDGGNCVVEEIQPETSHSSDWAKFVGHDWNVEYDAKVSVEKLKELGNIVASYPEGHKAQSRVKKIYDDRKQMAAGEKPLDWGMAETLAYATLVDAGTDIRLTGQDSGRGTFFHRHAVVHNQQDASTYLPLQNISENQGAFEVYDSVLSEEAVLAFEYGYATAEPTSLVMWEAQFGDFANGAQVVFDQFLSSGEQKWGRLCGLTCLLPHGYEGQGPEHSSARLERFLQLCADHNMQVCVPSTPAQVYAMLRRQSVRPLRRPLIVMTPKSLLRHPLATSTLEELSEGVFHNMIDEIDDIAADKVERVVFCSGKVYYELLQERRKQELDNIAIVRVEQLYPFPHDEMDTIMQRYQHVKDFVWCQEEPQNQGAWYCSQHHFVDAIPQGAKLTYAGRKASASPACGYMSVHTKEQQALVADALTIEKKG, from the coding sequence ATGCACGAAGGTGTGATGAAGGCATGGCTAGAATCTTCTCACTTAAACGGCGGTAACGTTGCTTACGTAGAAGAGCTTTATGAAGCGTACTTAGATGATGCGACTTCTGTGCCAGAAGAATGGCGAGAAGTGTTCGAACAATTACCAAAAGTTGATGGTGTGGATGTTGACGTTAAACATTCAGAAGTTCGTGCACAATTTGCGGAGCTTGCTAAAAACAAGCATAGAGAAGTAGTGGTAGCAGAGGGTGGCTCTGGCGATCCTAAACAGGTCAAAGTGCTGCAACTTATTAATGCTTTCCGTTTCCGTGGTCACCAAAATGCCAACCTAGATCCATTAGGTATTTGGCAACGCGAACGTGTTCGTGATCTTGAATTGGAATATCACGAATTATCAGAAGCTGATTTTGACCGTGAATTCAATGTGGGTTCGTTTGCCGTAGGTCGCGAAACCATGCCTCTTGGTGAGTTATACCAAGCACTAAAAACGACCTATTGTGGGTCAGTTGGTGCTGAGTACATGCACATCACTTCAACTGAAGAAAAACGTTGGTTACAACAGCGTTTGGAATCAGTGCAATCACGTCCTACTTTTTCAAAAGATGAGAAGCTGCGTATCCTTAAAGGTTTAACTGCTGCTGATGGTCTTGAAAAGTATTTAGGCGCAAAATTCCCTGGTGCTAAACGTTTCTCACTTGAAGGTGGTGATGCATTAGTACCTATGCTTAAAGAGCTAATTCATCGTGCAGGCGAAAGCGGGCAAAAAGAAGCCGTTATTGGTATGGCTCACCGCGGTCGTTTGAACGTACTAGTAAACGTATTAGGTAAAAATCCTTCTGATTTATTTGATGAGTTCGCTGGTAAACACAAAGACACATTAAGCTCAGGTGATGTGAAGTATCACATGGGTTATTCATCTGACTTTGCAACTAAGGGTGGCAATGTGCATATGGCACTTGCGTTTAACCCATCTCACCTTGAAATCGTAAACCCAGTAGTTATGGGCTCGGTTCGTGCGCGTTTAGACCGCTTAGGTGATAAGTCAGGTATCAAAGCATTACCAATTACTATTCACGGCGACTCTGCGATTGCAGGTCAAGGTGTTGTTCAAGAGACATTTAACTTATCGCAAACTAATGCATTTAGTTGTGGTGGTAGTATCCGTATCGTTGTTAATAACCAAGTTGGTTTTACAACATCGAAACAGTCGGATGTACGTTCTACACCATACTGTACTGATATTGCGAAAATGGTTCAGGCACCAATTTTCCACGTTAACTCTGATGATCCTGAAGCAGTTGCATTTGTTACACAAATCGCCCTTGATTTCAGAAATCAATTTAAACGTGACGTAGTGATTGATTTAGTATGTTATCGCCGCCACGGCCATAACGAAGCGGATGAGCCAAATGCGACTCAGCCTCTTATGTACCAAAAAATCAAAAAGCACCCAGTACCGCGTCTTATCTATGCAGACCAACTCGTGTCTGAAGGCTCATTCTCAGAAGAAGAAATAAAAGCACTTGCTGATGAATACCGTAATGGCCTTGACGGTGGTAATTGTGTTGTTGAAGAAATTCAACCAGAAACATCACACTCTTCTGATTGGGCTAAATTTGTTGGTCACGATTGGAATGTAGAGTATGACGCAAAAGTCTCAGTAGAAAAGCTTAAAGAACTTGGCAATATCGTTGCTAGCTACCCTGAAGGCCACAAAGCGCAATCACGTGTTAAGAAAATCTACGATGATCGTAAACAAATGGCTGCCGGTGAAAAACCACTTGATTGGGGTATGGCAGAAACACTTGCTTACGCAACCCTTGTTGATGCGGGTACTGACATTCGCTTAACAGGCCAAGATTCTGGTCGCGGTACGTTCTTCCATCGTCATGCTGTTGTTCATAATCAACAAGATGCATCTACCTACTTACCACTGCAAAACATCAGTGAGAATCAAGGTGCATTTGAAGTATACGATTCTGTATTATCTGAAGAAGCAGTCCTTGCATTTGAATACGGTTATGCAACCGCTGAGCCTACATCACTTGTTATGTGGGAAGCACAGTTTGGTGACTTTGCTAATGGTGCGCAAGTTGTATTTGACCAATTCTTAAGCTCAGGTGAGCAAAAGTGGGGCCGTTTATGTGGTCTTACATGTTTACTTCCTCATGGTTATGAAGGTCAAGGCCCTGAGCATAGTTCAGCACGTCTTGAGCGTTTCTTGCAATTGTGTGCTGATCACAATATGCAAGTGTGTGTACCTTCAACACCTGCGCAAGTATATGCAATGCTGCGTCGTCAATCGGTACGCCCACTTCGTCGTCCATTGATTGTTATGACACCTAAGTCGTTACTTCGTCACCCGCTGGCAACATCAACACTGGAAGAGTTATCTGAAGGTGTGTTCCACAATATGATCGATGAAATCGATGATATTGCCGCTGATAAAGTGGAACGCGTTGTATTTTGTAGTGGTAAAGTTTACTACGAGCTACTACAAGAGCGTCGTAAGCAAGAATTAGATAACATCGCTATTGTTCGCGTTGAGCAGCTATATCCATTCCCTCATGATGAGATGGATACAATCATGCAGCGTTACCAGCATGTTAAAGACTTTGTGTGGTGCCAAGAAGAGCCGCAAAACCAAGGTGCGTGGTATTGTTCACAACACCATTTTGTTGATGCAATCCCGCAAGGTGCTAAATTGACTTACGCTGGTCGTAAAGCTTCGGCATCGCCTGCATGTGGTTACATGTCAGTGCATACAAAAGAACAACAAGCGCTCGTTGCAGATGCGCTTACTATTGAAAAGAAAGGATAA
- the tcdA gene encoding tRNA cyclic N6-threonylcarbamoyladenosine(37) synthase TcdA, whose protein sequence is MKETTQDIRFGGIKRLYGHQQFDWLQQAHFCVIGIGGVGSWAAEALARTGVGQLTLIDLDDICATNVNRQIHALTGTVGEAKVEAMKTRCELINPDIKINVIDDFITLDNIREHIQGFDYVIDCIDAVKEKAALIAHCKRIKLPVITTGGAGGQTDPSQISFGDVAKTTHDPLLAKVRYILRKQYNFSSNPKRKFNVDCVYSTEQLVYPTSEGDVCQAKQGADGSMNMDCNNGFGSATMVTGSFGFFVAAKAIRKYLDKKQRSLK, encoded by the coding sequence ATGAAAGAAACAACACAAGACATTCGCTTTGGCGGTATTAAGCGTTTATATGGTCATCAACAATTTGATTGGCTGCAACAAGCACATTTTTGTGTCATCGGTATTGGTGGCGTAGGCAGTTGGGCTGCTGAGGCGTTAGCACGTACGGGGGTTGGTCAACTGACATTGATAGACCTAGATGATATATGCGCAACCAATGTTAATCGTCAAATACACGCTTTGACTGGCACCGTAGGTGAAGCAAAAGTCGAAGCAATGAAAACACGTTGTGAGCTGATTAACCCAGATATTAAAATTAATGTTATTGATGACTTTATAACGCTAGATAATATTCGTGAGCATATTCAAGGTTTTGATTATGTGATTGATTGTATTGATGCCGTGAAAGAAAAAGCGGCGCTAATTGCCCATTGTAAACGTATAAAATTACCCGTTATCACAACCGGTGGCGCCGGTGGACAAACCGATCCAAGTCAAATCAGTTTTGGTGATGTTGCTAAGACAACGCATGATCCACTACTTGCAAAAGTCCGTTATATCTTACGAAAACAGTACAACTTTAGTAGCAATCCTAAGCGTAAGTTTAATGTCGATTGCGTTTATTCGACCGAGCAACTTGTCTATCCAACCTCAGAAGGTGACGTTTGCCAAGCAAAACAAGGTGCAGATGGTTCAATGAATATGGACTGTAACAACGGTTTTGGGTCTGCAACCATGGTTACAGGCAGCTTTGGCTTTTTTGTTGCAGCCAAAGCGATTAGAAAGTACTTAGATAAAAAACAGCGTAGTTTAAAGTAA
- a CDS encoding citrate synthase, producing MADKKATVHIDGLDPIELPIYQGTAGQDVIDVRTLGSHGHFTYDPGFMSTGSCESSITYIDGGKGVLLHRGYPIEQLADESNYVELCYLLLNGELPTKEQYEAFAQEITHNTMLDTKIANFFQGFRFDAHPMAMLCGVVGALSSFYHEDLDITDATQRKTSAIKLVAKLPTIAAMAYKYNVGQPFVYPRNDLSFAENFLHMMFSVPAEEYKVNPVLAKAMDKIFMLHADHEQNASTSTVRLAGSSGANPYACIAAGIASLWGPAHGGANEACLNMLEEIGSVDRIDEYVAKAKDKSDPFRLMGFGHRVYKNFDPRATVMRQTCHEVLAELNIQDPLLDIAMKLEQIALEDPYFVEKKLYPNVDFYSGIILKAIGIPTSMFTVIFAMSRTVGWISHWDEMLSQPGHKISRPRQLYTGETKRDYVSTDKR from the coding sequence ATGGCGGATAAGAAAGCCACGGTCCATATTGATGGTCTTGATCCAATCGAACTTCCAATTTACCAAGGCACTGCTGGCCAAGACGTAATCGACGTACGTACACTAGGTTCTCACGGTCACTTTACTTACGACCCAGGTTTCATGTCGACCGGTTCTTGTGAATCTTCAATCACTTACATCGATGGCGGTAAAGGTGTTTTATTACACCGCGGCTACCCAATCGAACAACTTGCTGACGAGTCTAACTACGTTGAGCTTTGCTACTTACTATTAAACGGTGAGTTACCAACGAAAGAACAGTACGAAGCATTTGCGCAAGAAATCACGCACAACACAATGCTAGATACTAAGATTGCTAACTTCTTCCAAGGCTTCCGCTTTGATGCTCACCCAATGGCGATGCTATGTGGTGTTGTAGGTGCGCTTTCATCGTTCTACCATGAAGACTTAGACATCACTGATGCAACACAACGTAAAACAAGTGCTATCAAGCTTGTTGCTAAGCTGCCAACAATCGCAGCAATGGCTTACAAATATAATGTAGGTCAGCCATTTGTTTACCCACGTAACGATTTAAGCTTTGCTGAAAACTTCTTACACATGATGTTCTCAGTACCTGCTGAAGAGTACAAAGTTAATCCAGTGCTTGCTAAAGCAATGGATAAAATCTTTATGCTTCACGCTGACCACGAGCAAAACGCATCAACGTCAACAGTACGTTTAGCAGGTTCTTCAGGTGCTAACCCTTACGCGTGTATCGCTGCGGGTATCGCATCTTTATGGGGCCCTGCGCACGGTGGTGCTAACGAAGCATGTCTTAACATGTTAGAAGAAATTGGCTCTGTTGACCGTATCGACGAGTATGTTGCTAAAGCTAAAGATAAGTCAGATCCTTTCCGTCTTATGGGCTTTGGTCACCGCGTATACAAAAACTTCGATCCACGCGCAACAGTAATGCGTCAAACGTGTCACGAAGTACTTGCTGAGCTAAACATTCAAGATCCACTTCTTGATATCGCAATGAAGCTTGAGCAAATTGCGCTAGAAGACCCATACTTTGTTGAGAAGAAACTTTACCCTAACGTAGATTTCTACTCAGGTATCATCTTAAAAGCAATCGGTATTCCAACAAGCATGTTCACTGTAATCTTTGCAATGTCACGTACTGTTGGTTGGATCTCTCACTGGGATGAGATGCTTTCTCAACCTGGTCACAAGATCAGCCGCCCTCGCCAGCTTTATACTGGTGAAACAAAGCGCGACTACGTATCAACGGACAAGCGTTAA